Proteins co-encoded in one Streptococcus ruminicola genomic window:
- a CDS encoding GIY-YIG nuclease family protein, with protein MEKTERKTKKAYMYVVECADGTLYTGYTTDVERRIKTHNAGKGAKYTKSRLPVKLIYQESFDSKEAAMSAESYFKQKTRQQKLDYINEHKD; from the coding sequence ATGGAAAAAACGGAAAGAAAGACTAAAAAAGCTTATATGTACGTGGTAGAGTGCGCAGACGGTACACTCTACACTGGCTACACTACTGATGTAGAACGCCGCATCAAAACGCATAATGCAGGTAAAGGCGCTAAATACACAAAAAGCCGCTTACCTGTCAAACTCATTTACCAAGAAAGTTTTGATAGCAAAGAAGCCGCCATGTCCGCAGAAAGCTATTTTAAACAAAAAACACGACAACAAAAACTCGATTA